A part of Tessaracoccus timonensis genomic DNA contains:
- the miaB gene encoding tRNA (N6-isopentenyl adenosine(37)-C2)-methylthiotransferase MiaB yields MTERSYHVITYGCQMNVHDSERISGLLEDAGMVRAEGEGPSAGADVVVFNTCAVRENADNRLYGNLGHMARVKEQHPGMQIAVGGCMAQKDRDTIVKRAPWVDVVFGTHNVGALPTLLERARVEQQAQVEIKEALETFPSNLPSRRESPYSGWVSISVGCNNTCTFCIVPQLRGKETDRRPGDILAEIRMLVDEGVQEITLLGQNVNAYGVEFGDRQAFAKLLRACGEIDGLERVRFTSPHPKDFTDDVIAAMAETPNVMPSLHMPLQSGSDAILKSMRRSYRSKRFLDILANVRDAIPHAAITTDIIVGFPGETDEDFEDTLRVVEQSRFSAAFTFQYSIRPGTPAGEMDNQVPKPVVQERYERLVQLVDQISWEENRKLEGTDVEVMFAVGEGRKDGETQRMSGRARDNRLVHVAVSDDPAERPRPGDIATARITYAAPHHLNSDEPIRDLRRTRGGDAWQLREEGPARPAGVGLGMPTLRPKAGA; encoded by the coding sequence ATGACTGAGCGCAGCTACCACGTAATCACCTACGGGTGCCAGATGAACGTGCACGACTCCGAACGCATCAGCGGCCTCCTCGAAGACGCAGGCATGGTGCGTGCCGAGGGCGAGGGCCCGTCGGCTGGGGCGGATGTCGTCGTGTTCAACACCTGCGCGGTGCGCGAGAACGCGGACAACCGGCTCTACGGCAACCTCGGGCACATGGCGCGAGTCAAGGAGCAGCACCCCGGCATGCAGATCGCCGTGGGTGGCTGCATGGCGCAAAAAGACCGCGACACCATCGTGAAGCGTGCGCCGTGGGTGGACGTCGTGTTCGGTACGCACAACGTCGGTGCGTTGCCGACGCTGTTGGAGCGCGCTCGCGTGGAACAGCAGGCGCAGGTCGAGATCAAGGAAGCGCTAGAGACGTTCCCGTCGAATTTACCGAGCAGGCGCGAGTCTCCGTACTCGGGGTGGGTGTCCATCTCGGTGGGCTGCAACAACACCTGCACCTTCTGCATCGTCCCGCAGCTGCGTGGTAAGGAGACCGACCGTCGACCCGGCGACATCCTCGCTGAGATCCGCATGCTCGTCGACGAGGGCGTTCAGGAGATCACCCTGCTCGGCCAAAACGTGAACGCCTACGGCGTCGAATTCGGCGACCGTCAGGCGTTCGCCAAGCTGTTGCGCGCGTGCGGGGAGATCGACGGGCTGGAGCGCGTGCGGTTCACGTCACCGCATCCCAAGGACTTCACCGACGACGTGATCGCGGCCATGGCGGAAACGCCCAATGTGATGCCGAGCTTGCACATGCCGTTGCAGTCTGGCTCCGATGCCATCTTGAAATCTATGCGGCGTTCGTACCGCTCGAAGCGGTTCCTCGACATCCTCGCGAACGTGCGCGATGCGATTCCGCATGCGGCGATCACCACCGACATCATTGTGGGCTTTCCTGGAGAAACCGACGAGGACTTTGAAGACACGCTGCGCGTGGTGGAGCAGTCGCGGTTCTCGGCGGCGTTCACGTTCCAGTACTCGATTCGTCCGGGCACGCCGGCGGGCGAGATGGACAACCAGGTGCCCAAGCCCGTCGTGCAGGAGCGTTACGAGCGTCTCGTGCAGCTCGTCGACCAGATCTCGTGGGAGGAAAACCGCAAGCTAGAGGGTACCGACGTCGAGGTCATGTTCGCCGTGGGTGAAGGCCGTAAAGACGGCGAGACGCAGCGCATGAGCGGACGCGCGCGCGACAACCGTCTGGTGCACGTCGCGGTGAGCGATGATCCAGCCGAGCGCCCGCGTCCCGGAGATATCGCGACAGCGCGCATCACCTACGCCGCACCGCACCACCTGAACTCCGACGAGCCCATCCGCGACCTGCGTCGCACTCGCGGTGGCGATGCATGGCAGCTGCGTGAGGAAGGTCCCGCGCGCCCGGCGGGGGTGGGCCTGGGCATGCCCACACTACGGCCGAAGGCCGGAGCCTAA
- the hflX gene encoding GTPase HflX → MTTNDEFSYDGAQEDLADRHALRRVAGMSTELGDISEVEYRQLRLERVVLVSVWTSGTQADADNAMAELKLLSETAGSQVLDALVQRRSTPDPATYVGSGKVAEIREVVEATGADTVICDGELEAAQLRNLEDRIGVKVVDRTGLILDIFAQHAKSAEGKAQVEMAQLGYMKQRLRGWGGNLSRQAGGRAAGGAGIGGRGPGETRIETDRRRIGVRIAQLRRKLNEMEQQRESKRAERKRNAVPSVAIVGYTNAGKSSLLNRITGAGVLVENALFATLDPTTRRSQTDDGRVFTLTDTVGFVRHLPHDLVEAFRSTLEESVDADLLLHVVDASDPAPQGQIDAVRTVLSEIGASSVPEQLVFNKVDRADATTLMMLRANYPDAVVTSARTGNGIDELRDVIAERLPKPEVPVDVVVPYSRGDLVDRVHKEALIHSIEHVEQGTHIVGLAKPDLADELMRHG, encoded by the coding sequence ATGACGACCAACGACGAGTTCTCCTACGACGGCGCCCAAGAAGATCTTGCGGATCGCCATGCGCTCAGGCGCGTGGCTGGCATGTCCACCGAGCTGGGCGACATCTCCGAGGTCGAGTATCGCCAGCTGCGGCTCGAGCGAGTGGTGCTCGTGAGTGTGTGGACGTCCGGCACACAAGCCGACGCCGACAACGCCATGGCCGAGCTGAAACTGCTCAGCGAAACCGCGGGCTCGCAGGTGCTCGACGCGCTCGTCCAGCGCCGCTCTACGCCTGACCCGGCCACCTACGTCGGTAGCGGCAAGGTGGCCGAGATTCGTGAAGTAGTGGAGGCCACTGGGGCAGACACGGTCATTTGCGACGGTGAGCTCGAGGCGGCGCAGCTGCGTAACCTGGAAGATCGCATCGGGGTGAAGGTTGTCGACCGCACTGGGCTGATCCTCGACATCTTCGCGCAGCACGCGAAGTCTGCGGAGGGCAAGGCCCAGGTGGAGATGGCGCAGCTTGGATACATGAAGCAGCGGTTGCGCGGTTGGGGTGGCAATCTGTCGCGGCAGGCCGGTGGGCGTGCCGCAGGCGGCGCGGGTATCGGTGGCCGAGGCCCGGGTGAAACCCGGATCGAGACGGATCGTCGGCGCATCGGCGTGCGCATCGCCCAGCTGCGCCGGAAACTGAACGAGATGGAACAGCAGCGCGAATCGAAGCGGGCCGAGCGTAAACGCAACGCTGTGCCCAGCGTCGCCATCGTCGGATACACGAACGCTGGGAAATCGTCGCTGCTCAACCGCATCACCGGCGCCGGCGTACTCGTCGAAAATGCCCTGTTCGCCACGCTCGACCCCACCACGCGACGCTCCCAAACCGACGACGGGCGAGTGTTCACGCTGACGGACACCGTCGGGTTCGTGCGTCACTTGCCACACGACCTGGTGGAGGCGTTCCGCTCTACGCTGGAAGAATCCGTCGATGCAGATCTACTGCTGCACGTCGTCGACGCTTCAGACCCCGCGCCACAAGGCCAGATCGACGCGGTGCGCACGGTGCTGAGCGAGATTGGTGCGAGTTCGGTGCCCGAACAACTCGTGTTCAACAAGGTTGACCGCGCGGATGCCACCACTTTGATGATGTTGCGTGCCAACTACCCGGATGCCGTAGTAACGTCGGCCCGCACCGGTAATGGCATCGACGAGCTGCGCGATGTGATCGCCGAACGTCTGCCGAAACCGGAAGTGCCCGTCGACGTGGTGGTGCCGTATTCGCGAGGTGATCTCGTCGACCGCGTCCACAAGGAAGCCCTCATCCACAGCATCGAGCACGTCGAGCAGGGCACGCACATCGTCGGGCTCGCGAAGCCCGACCTCGCCGACGAGCTGATGCGCCATGGTTAG
- the dapF gene encoding diaminopimelate epimerase, with product MGIHFRKGHGTHNDFVLLKDPGGMREMTPELVRALADRRGGIGGDGVIRAVRAGLVDGWEGDPDLWFMDYWNADGTVAEMCGNGLRVFAEFLRSEQMLNEREFDVATRAGLKRARFVPGGVAVGVGRAVVSDDTARVTVGDTTFDAVPVNVGNPHAVSFIGDEDLAALDLRQAPVVEPSSLFPDGVNIEFVRVDGPGELAMRVHERGVGETMSCGTGVVAAAAAYRSRVDFEGPVQVTVPGGQLLVEFNADEAVLTGPAVIVASGDFHEH from the coding sequence ATGGGTATTCACTTCCGTAAAGGACACGGCACGCACAACGACTTCGTGCTGCTCAAAGACCCAGGCGGCATGCGAGAGATGACGCCTGAGCTCGTTCGCGCCTTGGCAGACCGGCGGGGAGGCATCGGCGGCGACGGTGTGATCCGCGCGGTGCGCGCCGGGCTCGTCGATGGATGGGAAGGCGATCCGGATCTGTGGTTCATGGACTACTGGAATGCCGACGGCACCGTTGCAGAGATGTGCGGCAACGGGCTTCGCGTGTTCGCCGAGTTCCTGCGCAGCGAGCAGATGCTGAACGAACGAGAATTCGACGTGGCCACGCGCGCCGGCTTGAAGCGCGCGCGGTTCGTGCCCGGCGGCGTTGCGGTCGGGGTCGGGCGTGCGGTGGTAAGTGACGACACGGCGCGGGTCACCGTCGGTGATACGACATTCGACGCCGTGCCGGTCAACGTCGGCAATCCCCACGCCGTTTCATTCATTGGCGACGAGGATCTCGCCGCTCTCGATCTGCGCCAGGCGCCCGTGGTGGAACCAAGCAGCCTCTTTCCAGACGGGGTCAACATCGAGTTCGTGCGCGTCGATGGCCCAGGCGAGCTCGCCATGCGGGTGCACGAGCGCGGGGTCGGCGAAACCATGAGCTGCGGCACGGGCGTCGTCGCGGCAGCGGCCGCGTACCGTTCCCGCGTCGACTTCGAAGGGCCGGTGCAAGTGACGGTGCCCGGCGGGCAGCTGCTCGTTGAGTTCAATGCCGATGAAGCAGTGCTCACAGGACCGGCGGTGATCGTCGCAAGTGGTGATTTTCACGAGCACTGA
- a CDS encoding antitoxin, with the protein MGMFDDIKNKVAGQDPDKLREGAERAGDFVDEKTDSKYADKVDKAQDFANDQIDKLAGGKNDNN; encoded by the coding sequence ATGGGAATGTTCGACGACATTAAGAACAAGGTTGCTGGACAGGATCCAGACAAGCTTCGTGAGGGCGCAGAGCGCGCTGGCGACTTCGTCGACGAGAAGACCGACAGCAAGTACGCCGACAAGGTCGACAAGGCGCAGGACTTCGCCAACGACCAGATCGACAAGCTCGCTGGCGGTAAGAACGACAACAACTGA
- the miaA gene encoding tRNA (adenosine(37)-N6)-dimethylallyltransferase MiaA, whose amino-acid sequence MTQPVIVLIGPTASGKSALAVDVAVQLRADGILTEIVNADSMLVYRGMNIGTAKPTLEERRGIPHHLIDIMEVTEQASVAEFQAQARAVIADIQRRGGVPIVVGGSPLYTRAITDAFHFPGSDEQVRAKWEAELDRVGVSALYERLREVAPSSAENIEPGNGRRIVRALEIHELTGEHSPTLPQWTYELEGVQQYGLDLPRDVLDARIDARVESMWEAGLVDEVRALLVVGLREGRTALRAIGYRQVVQMLDGELTEDEAKDAVKRATRKFFRKQLGWYRRDPRIRWLAAGDDSNVSTIAADVAQALQA is encoded by the coding sequence ATGACTCAACCCGTGATTGTCCTGATTGGCCCCACGGCCAGCGGCAAGTCCGCGCTCGCCGTCGACGTCGCGGTGCAGCTGCGAGCCGACGGGATTCTCACGGAGATCGTGAACGCGGATTCCATGCTCGTCTACCGCGGAATGAACATCGGTACCGCCAAGCCCACGCTTGAGGAGCGTCGGGGAATTCCGCATCACCTCATCGACATCATGGAGGTCACTGAGCAGGCCTCCGTGGCCGAGTTCCAGGCGCAGGCACGCGCGGTAATCGCGGATATCCAACGCCGAGGTGGGGTGCCGATCGTCGTGGGCGGATCGCCGCTGTACACCCGCGCCATCACCGATGCCTTCCACTTTCCGGGCTCCGACGAACAGGTGCGTGCGAAGTGGGAGGCGGAGCTTGACCGCGTCGGGGTTTCGGCGTTGTACGAGCGGCTGCGTGAGGTTGCGCCGTCGTCTGCCGAGAACATTGAGCCGGGCAATGGGCGCCGCATCGTGCGCGCTCTCGAGATTCACGAACTCACGGGTGAACATTCACCGACGCTGCCGCAATGGACGTACGAGCTGGAAGGGGTCCAACAGTACGGGCTCGACCTGCCGCGCGACGTACTCGACGCCAGGATCGATGCTCGTGTTGAGAGCATGTGGGAAGCGGGGCTCGTCGACGAGGTGCGCGCGCTGCTCGTTGTGGGCCTGCGAGAAGGACGCACGGCGCTGCGCGCCATCGGGTACCGGCAAGTGGTGCAGATGCTCGACGGAGAACTCACCGAGGACGAGGCGAAGGACGCCGTGAAACGAGCCACGAGAAAGTTCTTCCGCAAACAGCTGGGCTGGTACCGCAGAGATCCTCGAATACGCTGGTTGGCAGCAGGCGACGACAGCAACGTGTCGACGATTGCCGCAGATGTCGCCCAAGCGCTGCAGGCATGA
- a CDS encoding sialidase family protein — protein sequence MTAPRLRQFPSLASPTSVTGKRNPLGADLTIAEAPEHRRFHFPGACRLPDGTLLVVARQGKEHVDPTGIIQLVRSTDDGATWSEPVTVWDSDHDDRDPMLSVGPTGSVHLIFFTRTEPQLGDVEAMGVRVMSSDDGGYYWTMPTRLENSRPGWLASHGQVMETANGTLVAPVYGPMWSGISRSLDGGESFPASEQYVFDTFGVATTEVTLTLIDGVLIAWLRPTITGVPSLLFRSYDDGATWDGPEPTSIIQSSAAALPLPDGRLLVAWGDVSRRYDERRVTCVGIVNDPFAPWTDVTPLPIWDALNNDQGNPTLTLLGDGTPLVIVNDYASRQLVGIRMPIAMIDAAVRDEAQLEGAIDLLSMVRDGRAALETNAPEPTEGPAAPERLFDGELGLATALMGADDQTELCATLRFALPLPVHEVGVALRPGEWQNAEVEVERQDGAWHVAGTLKHGWRLGDVDWLALDGGEVQAVRVTSRLNPAERPRWSGEESPTIAISQIALR from the coding sequence TTGACCGCACCCCGACTTCGCCAGTTCCCCTCGCTCGCAAGCCCGACGAGCGTCACTGGCAAGCGCAACCCTTTGGGCGCAGACCTCACCATCGCCGAGGCGCCGGAACATCGTCGATTCCACTTCCCCGGCGCATGCCGCTTGCCCGACGGCACGTTGCTCGTCGTCGCTCGACAAGGCAAAGAGCACGTCGATCCGACGGGCATCATTCAGCTTGTGCGCTCCACCGACGACGGGGCCACATGGAGCGAGCCCGTCACCGTCTGGGATTCCGATCACGACGACCGCGACCCGATGCTGAGCGTCGGCCCCACCGGGAGTGTGCACCTCATCTTCTTCACGCGGACAGAACCGCAGCTGGGAGACGTCGAGGCCATGGGCGTGCGCGTCATGTCGAGCGATGACGGCGGGTACTACTGGACCATGCCGACGCGCCTGGAGAACTCGCGGCCAGGATGGCTGGCTTCGCACGGACAAGTGATGGAGACCGCGAATGGCACGCTCGTGGCACCCGTGTACGGCCCGATGTGGTCCGGCATCTCCCGATCGCTCGACGGCGGGGAGTCCTTCCCCGCTTCCGAGCAATACGTGTTCGACACGTTTGGTGTGGCCACCACCGAGGTCACGCTCACGCTCATCGACGGGGTGCTCATCGCGTGGCTGCGCCCGACGATCACCGGGGTGCCGTCACTGCTGTTCCGATCATACGATGATGGCGCGACATGGGACGGCCCCGAACCCACCAGCATCATCCAGTCGTCGGCCGCTGCCCTGCCCCTTCCAGACGGGCGCCTGTTGGTGGCCTGGGGCGATGTCTCACGGCGCTACGACGAGCGACGCGTCACTTGTGTGGGAATCGTGAACGACCCGTTCGCGCCATGGACCGACGTGACGCCGCTGCCCATATGGGACGCGCTCAACAACGACCAAGGCAACCCCACGCTCACTCTCCTGGGAGACGGCACTCCCCTCGTGATCGTCAACGACTACGCCTCGCGTCAGCTCGTCGGCATCCGCATGCCAATCGCAATGATCGACGCCGCCGTACGCGACGAGGCACAGCTGGAGGGCGCCATCGATCTGCTCTCGATGGTGCGCGACGGCCGGGCCGCGCTCGAGACGAATGCCCCCGAACCAACGGAAGGGCCCGCTGCGCCCGAACGCCTGTTCGATGGCGAGCTCGGGCTCGCGACAGCGCTCATGGGCGCTGACGACCAGACGGAGCTCTGCGCCACGCTGCGGTTTGCTCTCCCACTCCCGGTGCATGAGGTGGGCGTCGCCCTGCGCCCCGGCGAATGGCAGAACGCCGAGGTCGAGGTAGAACGTCAAGACGGCGCTTGGCACGTCGCAGGCACGCTCAAGCACGGATGGCGGCTGGGTGACGTCGATTGGCTGGCGCTCGACGGTGGCGAGGTGCAGGCGGTGCGTGTCACGTCGCGCCTCAATCCGGCTGAGCGCCCGCGGTGGAGCGGCGAGGAGTCGCCAACGATTGCCATCAGCCAGATTGCTCTGCGGTGA